The Bacteroidota bacterium genomic sequence TACGCAAACTGCTTAATGATTTTGAATCGGAAAAGCAGCCGGGCGAAACATTCACCGCGTATTTTCATCGCAAAGGGAAGGAGTATTTTTATCAGTTGCTGAAACCGCTGGCAGATCTGAGTAACCTGGATGATGAAGCATTCAGGGATTGGGGAGCAGATGAAAAATTCCAGACTGCAATTGGTGTGGGTGAGTGTGCGGGAGTAATGATTGATCTTGTGCAAACGCTCTTTTTTGAAGCAGATGAGAAAGTGTTATCAGCCCGCGAAGCATTGGCTGAAAGCCGCTTTGCCGACAGTATTTATTTCAGCTACTCAGCGCTTATCCATACCGCTAAAGCCTTGCTGCTGAAAAACGGGCATCATGTAAATACCCATCATGCACTTATCGGCGATTTTGAAAAACAATTTATCGAAACCGGAAAAATAAGCGGACAGGGCAGTTTCAGTGCATTTATCCTTCAGCTTAATTCGCAGCCCGCCTCACCCGGATTTGCTGCCCGCTACCTTGAGCAGGCAGCCGGGTGGATTGATTTGCTGAAAACACATGCTGCTGCCGAAAGATCAACGCAAAAAGCCTCCGGACATGAATAAAACACCACGGTTAACGGTATTGGGCGCTGGTCCGGGAAATGCAGAACTCATTACGCTTAAAGCACTGCGTGTAATTCAAACAGCCGATGTGTTAATGTATGATGCATTGGTGAGTGATGAATTGCTTGAGTTTGTTCCGGCGCATTGTATCAGGCTGTTTGTGGGGAAACGCAAGGCACGCCATACCTATTCGCAACAGGAAATAAATCGGATGATTGTTTCGTATGCGCATCGCTGCGGGCATGTTATACGGCTTAAAGGAGGTGATCCGTTTGTGTTTGGACGCGGAGCCGAAGAGCTTGAATATGCTGCAGCGCATGGATTGCACACAGCCTATGTGCCGGGGTTGAGCAGTGCGGTGGCGGTTCCAGGTACCTGCGGCATTCCGGTTACCTTACGCGGTGTGAGCGAAAGTTTCTGGGTAATTACCGCCACCACCGGAAATGCGGCTCTGTCGGCCGATCTGACATTGGCAGCAAGATCAACAGCTACCGTGGTGGTACTCATGGGGCTTGGAAAAGCGGCCGAAATAAGTTCTGTTTACAGGCAGGCCGGTGCCGGCGACACTCCTGCAGCCGTTATCAGCCACGGAACATTGCAGCAGCAAAATGTGAGTACCGGTGTGGTGGGTAATCTTACCACACTGGCCGAAACGCATGATTCGCCGGCAGTGATTGTAATTGGTGAAGTGGTGAAACATAAACTTTCGCTCGCTACGGAGCAAACACTGCTGCACGAACTAACCCGTTTTGCCTCATGAGCAGCATTGAAGCCGGCAATCCGCTTTTTCCTGTCTTTCTCAAGCTCGAACAATTGCACGTGCTGCTGGTTGGAGGCGGATTTGTAGCCTGCGAAAAACTTACTGCATTGTTGCAGAATTCGCCCCGTGCACAGGTTACGGTAGTAGCCATTTCGGTATTGCCTGAATTTCGTCTTATTGCTCAGGGTTTTGATGCGGTAGTGATTATCGAACGGGCTTTTGAAGCGACTGATCTGGAAGGAAAAGATCTCGTAATTCTTGCTACGGGCAGCATACAAACCAGTGCACAAATACGCACGCAGGCCAGGCAACACGGCCTGCTTGTAAATACAGCTGATACTCCTGATCTCTGTGATTTTTATCTCGGATCAGTAGTGAGAAAAGGTGCAGTGAAAATTGCCATTTCCACAAACGGGAAATCACCCACAGTGGCTAAACGTCTCCGCGAAATTTTTGAAGAGGCATTCCCCGAAGAAATCAACGAATCACTTAATCACCTGCAAACCATACGCAGTTATTTGAAAGGCGACTTCGCCGATAAGGTGAAACAACTCAACCAATTCACCCGATTACTTTCCTCACAAAAGAAAAAAAGTTCATGATTACCACAGACCTTATCATCATCGGGGCCGGCCCGGTAGGCTTGTTTGCTGTATTTGAAGCCGGACTGCTGAAAATGCGATGTCACCTCATCGATTACCTTCCCCAGCCCGGCGGGCAACTTTCCGAAATTTATCCCCGGAAACCAATTTATGATATTCCGGGTTTTCCAACTGTGCTGGCGCAGGAATTAATTGACAATCTGCTGCAACAGGCTGCCCCGTTTAAACCCGCTTTTACACTTGGTGAACGTGTGGAAACAATTCAGAAAATTGATGAATGTAATTTTCAGGTTACAACAAATTTAGGCACAATTGTTTCGGGAAAGGCCGTGGTAATTGCGGGCGGACTGGGTTGTTTTGAACCGCGAAAGCCTGAAGTGAAAGGCCTTGATGCATTTGAGAACGGTAAAGGCATACATTATTTTGTGCGTGAACCGGAATATTTCAGAAACAGGAAAGTTGTAATTGCTGGTGGTGGCGACAGTGCACTCGACTGGACACTGCAGCTGGCTTCTGTATGCAGTTCGCTTACGTTGGTGCATCGCAGCGATCAGTTCAGAGGTGCGCCCGACAGTGCGGAGCGCGTAAAAGCATTGGCCGAATCAGGTTTAATCAATCTTCTTTTGCATACATCCGTTGAAAATGTAAACGGACTCGGCCGGTTAAGTACGGTGAGTGTGAAAAATCTCAATACACAGGCCATACATGATATTGAAGCCGATGAACTGATTATTCTCTTTGGTCTCAGCCCCAAACTGGGGCCCGCCTCACACTGGGGGCTTGATATTGAGAAGCAGGCCGTGGTGGTCAATCCGGAAGACTATTCTACTTCTGTAAAAGGGATTTATGCGATTGGTGATATCAACACGTACAAAAATAAACTCAAGCTCATTCTTTGCGGATTTCATGAAGCAGCCATGATGAGCCATAGCGCCTATAAATACATCAATCCCGGTGTGCATTACACCATGAAGTACACCACAGTGAATGGTGTAAATACATTTTAACGTATGAATGATATTGCTGTTGAAATAGAAACCGGGGGTGAATTGCAGCGCGTTGATGTGCCGGATAATATCGCGCTTAGTCTGATGGAGTTGCTCAAAGGCATGGAGATAAAAGGAATAGAAGGAACCTGTGGCGGCATGGCCTTGTGTGCCACCTGCCATGTACGCATCCTTTCAGCGGAGCCCCCGCTGCCCCCGGCCGGCGATGAGGAACTGAATATGCTGGATACGCTGCCTGTTGTGTACACCAATTCACGGCTGGCCTGTCAGATCAGGCTTGCACCGGGGCAGCAGCAGATCAGGCTCTGTGTACCGTGATGCGCTGATAATGAGTTGTTTGAAAAGGCTGCCGGGAAACACCGGCAGCCTTTTATGCGTGGCGAAGATTTTTTCTGCATCTTCCCGTTACTTTTCCATTCCCAAAACCCTATGCTGATGAAAGCAGCCCGCAATGGTTCTGTTTCCTACCGCAAAAGGCATCACCATGAACCTCGCTTCAAGTTATCACCAAACCCGCGAACAGATTGAGGCTGAAGCAGCCGAAATCAACGCCGCGCGCGACAATCCGGCCCGTTTTGCGCCGCTCTACAACAGATACTACGCCCGCATACTGGCGTTTGTGTATCAGCGTACCGAAACGAAAGACGATGCGTACGATGTGACCCAGCAGGTTTTTATTACTGCGCTGGAAAACCTCGGCAAATACAAATCGCAGGGAGTGCCGTTTTCGGCCTGGTTGTTTCGTATTGCGCTCAACGAACTGAGCCGCCAGTACCGCCGTGCCAAAGTGCGGCAGGCCGTAAATATTGACGATGCACAGGTGGCCGATGTACTGCACGAACTGGGTGAAGAGAACACTGCCCAGACGGATGCCCGGCTGATGCAGACCATTTCAAAGCTTGCACCCGATGAGGTGAGCCTGCTTGAAATGCGTTTCTTCGAACAACGTGCGTTTAAAGAAATTGGTGATATTCTCGAAGTTAACGAGGCAGCGGCTAAAGCCCGGGTGTACCGGCTGCTTGAACGAATGAAAACTATTTATTCTGCTTTAGTCTGAAGTAGCATGGAAACGAACAAAAACATTAACCGCAACCGGGAACCGCTCACGCCCCAGGACATTGAACAGGGTCGCAATTTCGACCAGTTCATGCAGGCGTACAACGCGCAGAAACTGCCGTTCTGGAAAAAGCCCGGCTTTTATATCGGCTCGGTGGTAATCGGTACTGTAATTGCCGTAGGTATTTATATGGCAGTTTCGCCCGAAGAAAAGCCCGCTGCTGCACGAACAGCATTTGTGCAGCCTCCGCTGCCCGGCATTGATGTGCGCGATACGGCATACACCGTAAATGCCGGCGAAGGCGATACACTGCTGTACAACACAGGGTCGCTGATTATTATTCCGCAAAATGCTTTTCTGGCTGAAGATGGAAAGCCGGTGAGCGGCAAGGTGGAAATACGCTACCGCGAGTTTCATGATCCGGCGTCGATATTTATTGCGGGCATTCCCATGACGTATGATTCGGCGGGTGTGCAGTATCATTTCGAGTCGGCCGGTATGCTTGAAATCACAGCCTGGCAAAACGGGAAGCCACTCAAAGCCAATCCGGCGCAGCCCATTGAAGTGGCGCTGGCCTCGCAAACGGCGGAGAATAAGTTTAACGTGTATTATCTCGATACCACCGCCCGAAACTGGAGCTTCATTAAGCGTGATACGGCTTACGTAATTGCCGCCGAACCTGCGGATACTACCGCGCCAAAAGCCAAAGCCGCCGGCCCGCAGCCCCTGCGCCCGCAACTGGCCGATGCCAAACGCCCGAGCTTCAGCATTGACTTTGATCCGCTCGAATTCCCGGAGCTGAATGCCTACAAAGGCCTGCGTTTTGAAGTGGATGAAAACCGCACACCCTACAACCGTGCCGACCGCAAAATACAATGGGACGATGCCCGCATTGCCCGCAACAGCGATGGCCGTTCGCTTACCGTAACGTTCACCAAAGACACGGTTGAGCGTGCATACATCACTTACGTGGTGGTGGACAGCCGCAACTATGCCGAGGCGATGAAGGCCTACGAAAACCGCTTTGCCGCCTACGAAGCTGCGCTGGGCAGGAAAACAGCCGATGCCAACGCCAAACAGCAAAAGATGGATGCCAATGTGGACAAGGCCGATAAAAAACGCCTCAGTGCCAATGCCCTTGCCTTGCGGCTGGCCGCGCTGAGAAGCCGTGCCAATGTGGGCAGCAAACAGGAAAACCAGACCATGCGTTTGTTTGTGATTCAGGATTTCGGTATCTGGAATTCCGACTGCCCCTCGAACCTGCCTGCTGCAGAGCCGCTGGCGCTCAAACTCCGCGACAGCCGCAACAAACAGGAAATAACCGGTGTAAAAGCATTTCTGGTAGAAAAGGGACGCAATGCAATTTTCACCTACAGCCCCGAGGCACTCAACGCTTTCCAGTGTAACCCTGATGCGGATAACCTGCTCTGGTGCATCACTCCCGACGGCCATCTGGCTACCGCTAATGCCGATGCGCTGAGCAGCATTGCCGGCAAAAAGAAAGCCGAACTCACACTCACCGTACACGAAGGCGCCCTGGCTTCGAACGAACAAACCAAGTCGATTCTGGGCCTGTAAATAAAACATCACTTCCGGCAAAGTCTGTACTTTTAGGTACGGACTTTGCCGTTTCACTTCATCAACCTCGCAAAAGATGAAACTCCGACACCTGTTTGCCCTGCTGCTTACCACCTTGTGCCTGCGCACTGCCGCCCAAACCGATACGTTTGTGGTAAAAGGTACACCTACCGTAATTACCGTAACACCCGAACGCTCCTTCCTCTATCTCAACGAGGACAATATCATGCGCATTACCTACAAGGGAAAACACAAACTGGGTAAGGTTGAATTTAAAGGCGGAACCGTTACGTTGCGTGATTCTTTATTTATAATTAATGCAACTACCGGAGTTGAAGGGGTACTGGTGGTGTATGAAAAACTGAAAAACGGAAGTGAGCGTGTAGCCTGGTCAAAAACATATAAGTTGTTTGGTCGTGAAATTCCCGAACCGGATTTGTGCGGTATCAGAAATGATTCATTTATTGATAAGTTTACGGTGATTGCCGCAGGGCGAATTTATGCACGTCAGCGTGCAAGCCGCGACAGGTATGAAGTCACTTCGTTTACATTGTATCTGCGTAATCCGAAAACAAAAAAACTGGATACGCTGAAAGCCGAAGGCAGTATGCTTACTCCGCGCATGAAGCAGAAGATTGATTCGTTGAATGTGTCGGGCAACGGAGGTGTGCTGATGTTTGATGATATTAAAGCCAAAGGTCCGAACGGGAAGGTGATTGAGTTGCCGCCGTTGCGGGTTTTTCTGGTGGAGGAGAAGAAGATGCGGATCGGGTTGTAATACCTGATCTCGTTAAATGATGTTAAGTCCGGCGGCCTGGCCTGTTTTCTACTGCGCAATACGTTGTACTTTTGAGGGTTATTGAATAGCAACGGGTAAATGCGTATCGTTTCTCCAAAATTAATTGCGTTTCTGGCGGGTGCCGCCCTTATCGGTCTTTGCGTGATTCAGTATTACTGGATCAGCGGGGCGGTGGAACAGCGGCGTGAGCATTTTGAGCAGGATGTGCGCGAGGCGATGATGAATGTAACCCGCCGCTACGCCCGCGCGGAAGCGCGTGAACGGATGCGCAACCAGCTTTCGGTGCCGCGTTTGCCGCAGGGATTCAACTCGCGGCAGAATTATTTCATTGATACAGCCGCAAGTGATACCTCGAAAATAAGTATAAGCCGTCAGAAACTTCAGCGCGGGCTTGATGCGCTATCAAAACGCACGGATCTGATGCAGCGCCCGGCCGGCGAGTTATTCTCGCTCTACAACCAGATGATTCAGATGAATATTTTTGGCGATGCAGAGCTTAATCCCGATACGGCACTCATCGACTCGCTGCTTAGCTATGAGTTTAAAAACAGGGGCATCAATACACGCTATGTGTGGACGGTTTTTTCGGCCGGCAGTATGCCTATGTTTGGCAATGGCGATGATCCGCAGCAAAGTCTGCGCGATAGTCTGATTACCTCCCGTCACCGCGTAAGTCTTCGTCCCGACAATATTTTCTCGCAGCCGCACATGCTGGCGGTTTACTTCCCGTTCCAAAACGGCTATATCCTCAAATCGCTCTGGCTCATGCTGGTGCTTTCGGTGTTGTTTGTGCTGTTTATTCTGTTGCTTTTTTATTACAGCATATCCACCATTTACCGGCAAAAACAACTTTCCGAAATCAAAAACGATTTCATCAGCAACATGACGCATGAGCTGAAAACACCTATTTCCACGATCTCGCTGGCCTGTGAAGTACTGGCCGACAGTTCGGTGGAAAAAACGCAGGACAGGCTCAACCGCTATGTGTCGATGATTAAAGAAGAAAACAAACGCCTTGGCGGATTAGTGGAAAATGTATTGCAGTCGGCACTGCTCGACAAAGGCAATTTCCGCCTTAAAACCGAGCCGGTTGATTTTCACGCACTCCTGCGCAATGCCGTAAACAGTGTGCGCATTCAGGTTGAAAACAAATCGGGCGAAATTACCATGAGCCTTGATGCCGAACGATTTGATATTGAATGCGACCGCACACATACGCAGAATCTTATTTTCAACCTGCTCGACAACGCCATAAAATATACACCCGGCCAGCCGCTCATTCGTGTATCCACCGTAAACACGGCCACCGGTATCCAGCTTTGTGTAGAAGATAACGGCATTGGCATAAGCCGCGAAAATCAGAAAAAGATTTTCGATAAATTGTACCGCGTACCCACCGGAAACGTTCACGATGTGAAAGGCTTTGGTTTAGGGCTCAGCTATGTGAAAGCCATTGCCCTCAAACACGGCGGCGATGTGTTTGTGCAAAGCGAACCCGGACGCGGCAGTCAGTTTTACGTTAACCTGCCTTTTTACGCACCTGCAACAACAAGCGAATGACCACAACAGCCGAACCCAAAACACGCATCCTGCTGGCCGAAGACGACCCCAACCTGGGCAATCTCCTGCAGGAATATCTCGACGCCAAAGGCTACGAAACTGTGCTTGCCATTAACGGTAAAGAAGGTTTCGAACAGTTCCGTAAGCACAGTTTCGATCTTTGTTTGCTGGATGTAATGATGCCTGTAAAAGACGGTTACACGCTGGCTAAGGAAATACGTGCGCTCAATCAGGAGGTGCCCATCGTATTCCTCACGGCAAAGTCGATGAAGGAAGATACTATTGAAGGCTTTAACGTAGGTGCCGACGATTACATCACCAAACCGTTCAGCATGGAGGAACTGCTGCTGCGGCTGAAAGCCATTTTGCGACGAACCAAAACACCGGCCGCACACCAAACCGATCAAACTACGTTCACCATTGGCGATTACAGTTTCGATCACACCCGCCAGCTGCTGGAGTTTGGCAATAAACCCCAGAAACTCACTTCAAAAGAAGCCGACCTGCTTCGCCTGCTGGCTATCTACAAAAACGATGTGCTCGACCGCTCCCTTGCACTGAATACCATTTGGGGCGACGACAGTTATTTCAATTCGCGCAGTATGGATGTATATATTGCCAAGCTGCGCAAATACCTTAAAGATGATCCTACAGTTGAAATCATGAATATTCACGGTAAAGGATTCCGGCTTATTGCGAAATAATTTTAGCAAAACAGATAAAGCAAAGAAGACCTGCGGACGTATCCGCAGGTCTTCCTGCATATTCAGAGGGGCGAAAATTAGAATTTAGCAGAGAAGCCGATGCCAAGCACCTGACGGAACTGCAGACGCGGTCCTGATTCATTGGCGCCAATTACTCCGTCGTTGTTAAAATCTCCTTTGATGTTGATATCGTTATCGTAAATGGCCTGCATGTTTACACTGGCTGAAATGTACTTATTCACCTTCATGGTGAGCAACACTTCAGCGTTTACGTCGATGTTTTGCGGACGGTCGAGGTAGTTGCTGAAAAGCTCAAGACGTGCCATCAGGTTTACGTTTTGAATAATGTCGGCACGATACTGCGCACGCATGTAACCGCCAAATTCGTTGCGGAGTGTTTCGTTCGGCTTTACACCAAACGCACCGATAGACGAAAGTGCGCTGTCGTTTACAATAGTTACACGGCCGGTGAACGGCGAAATGAAAAGCGTAAACTTCGTGTTCGGCTTGTAGTCCATACCAATAGCCAGCAGTCCGTAAGCCGGAGCAAGGAAGTCGGAAATTTTCACCTTGTTTGTGTCGTTGATGTAATTAAAACCATCCACAAACTGTGTTTTGAAGTTGAACAGCGCCGAGTAGTACCATTTATCGCTGAATGCGCGTTTGCCGTATTTCGAGGTGAAGTCGAATTTGTCGTCGGTTTTACGGATCTGCGCTGCACGGCCCTGTTGCAGCAAACCGTAAGACATTTCAAGCGTATTGTCCCAGGTACTGGTGCCTTTTTTATAATTGGCAAAAAGGTTAAGCAGGCCTTGTGCAGAAATAGAATTCACACCACCGGCAGCCCAGTTGGTGAAAGATGCCTGCGTAAAGTTTAAACCAAACACACCGCCGCGTGTCCAGTATTTTACCGTATCGGTTTGTGCATTTACTGCCAAACCCGAAAACAGCATGAGGGCAAGTAAAAAACGTTTCATTGGATGAAGATGGAATTGGTGTTGTGGCAAAATATAAATGCCACAACTACTTTCAGCAGGAGAAAGCAGCTGTGGCATGGATAGTAAATTATCGCCCCTGTTTGAGCAGGTCGCGGATTTCGGTAAGAAGTACTTCTTCTTTGGTAGGTGCGGGAGGTGCTGCGGGAGCTTCTTCTTTTTTCTTCATTGCTGCGTTCATTCCTTTGATGATAAGGAACAAAACAAATGCAATCACAAGAAATGAAATGACAGCAGAAATGAATTTACCCAGCAATACACCACCGGGTGCCCATGTTTCAATGCTGCTTGCACCTGCAGCTTCAAGTGCCGGTTTGAGCATTAAAGGAGTAATAATATCGGCTACCAGCGAATTAACGATAGCGCCGAAGGCACCGCCAATGATTACACCGACTGCGAGATCGACTACGTTACCTCGCATAATAAATCCTTTGAACTCACTTACGAATCCCATTGATTGTGTTTTTAGTTAAGGTGGACTGGTTTATTGGGGCAAATGTACTGCAAACTTCAATAAATCAAAATTTACTTACTTGTTGCCACATCTATACCGGGGCAACAACTTTAGTTGTAGAACCGGCCCCGTTTCAGGCTGGTTACATTTTATACTATTAATGGTAATGTGAGCTTAATGTGCTTTACGCTGCCGGACTTTTGTTGTTGCCTGAAATAATGTGGTGCGGGAAATCATACTGTGGCACCATGAAAACATGTATTTGTAATGCCCGGTAACAGTCAGCATCATCGCCACGGATAAAGAAAAATCTGATAACTTCGAACCAAAATAATTTGCTTGCTCATGGCTGATCCCAAACTTTACATAGAGAAGATAAAAGCCTCTTACACGGCTCCCGGCGAACATATTTATCTGGGCGCAGGTGTGCTTGAAAATACAATCCATGCAGAGGCTTCGGTAAGTATTCCGCTACGTATGATGAACCGTCATGGACTGGTTGCGGGTGCAACGGGAACAGGAAAAACACGTACGCTGCAGGTGTTGGTAGAGGCGCTTTCTGATGCCGGCGTGCCCAGCTTCCTGCTCGATGTAAAGGGCGATCTTTCGGGCATTGCCACGGAGGGACAGCTCAACCCTAAAATTGAAGAGCGTGTTAAGGCGCTTGGAAAAACATTTTCCCCCACCGGATTCCCGGTCGAAATTTATTCGCTTTCCGGAAAAACGGGTGCGCAGATGCGTGCCACGGTTACGGAGTTTGGTCCCGTTCTGCTTTCCAAAATCTTCGACCTGAACGATACGCAGACGGGCGTAATGAGTGTGCTGTTTAAGTATGCCGACGATAATAAACTTCCGCTGCTTAATCTCGAAGATTTGAAAAAGCTGCTCAACTACCTGAGCGAAGGTGAGGGCGCTGCCGAAATAAAAGAAAGCTACGGCAAAATCTCTACCGCCACTTCAGGCACAATCCTGCGCAAAATTGTGGCGCTCGAACAGCAGGGTGTGGCGCATATTTTCGGAGAAACTTCGTTCGATATCGACGATCTGTTTGAGCGTGTCGATGGTAAAGGTGTAATCAGCCTGCTCAACATTCAGGATGTGCAGGATAAGCCTGTGCTTTACTCTACCTTCCTGCTCAGTTTGCTGGTGGAAATATATCAGACACTACCCGAAGCCGGCGACCTCGACAAGCCCAAACTCGTATTCTTTTTCGATGAAGCACACCTGCTCTTCAAAGATTCATCGAAAGCATTCCTCGAACAGATTGAGCAGATCATCCGTCTCATCCGCTCAAAAGGCGTAGGCGTGTTCTTCTGCTCGCAGTCGCCGCTTGATGTGCCTGATAGTGTGCTTGGCCAGCTTGGTACACGTGTGCAGCATGCCTTGCGCGCATTTACGCCCAATGATGCCGACAACCTCAAGAAAACGGCCCGCACCTATCCCAAATCCGAATTCTACGAAATAGACCGCGTGCTCACCTCGCTCGGTATTGGTCAGGCGCTGGTAACCACACTCAGCGAAAAAGGCATTCCCACCGAGGCCACCGCCGTGCATCTTTTTCCCCCGCGCTCGGTTATGGGCCCGCTCACACCCGAAGCACATCAGCAACTGCTCAACGGCTCCGAACTTTACAAAAAATACAAAGACGCCGTTGATCCCGAAAGCGCCTACGAAATACTCACGCAGCGTGTAAACGCACGCATGGAAGAAGCCGAAAAGGAAGCTGCCGAAAAAGCAGCGCAGGAAACCGAACGCAAAGAAGCCGCCGAAAACAAGCCCCGCCGCAAC encodes the following:
- the cobA gene encoding uroporphyrinogen-III C-methyltransferase, which codes for MNKTPRLTVLGAGPGNAELITLKALRVIQTADVLMYDALVSDELLEFVPAHCIRLFVGKRKARHTYSQQEINRMIVSYAHRCGHVIRLKGGDPFVFGRGAEELEYAAAHGLHTAYVPGLSSAVAVPGTCGIPVTLRGVSESFWVITATTGNAALSADLTLAARSTATVVVLMGLGKAAEISSVYRQAGAGDTPAAVISHGTLQQQNVSTGVVGNLTTLAETHDSPAVIVIGEVVKHKLSLATEQTLLHELTRFAS
- a CDS encoding bifunctional precorrin-2 dehydrogenase/sirohydrochlorin ferrochelatase, translating into MSSIEAGNPLFPVFLKLEQLHVLLVGGGFVACEKLTALLQNSPRAQVTVVAISVLPEFRLIAQGFDAVVIIERAFEATDLEGKDLVILATGSIQTSAQIRTQARQHGLLVNTADTPDLCDFYLGSVVRKGAVKIAISTNGKSPTVAKRLREIFEEAFPEEINESLNHLQTIRSYLKGDFADKVKQLNQFTRLLSSQKKKSS
- a CDS encoding NAD(P)/FAD-dependent oxidoreductase; the encoded protein is MITTDLIIIGAGPVGLFAVFEAGLLKMRCHLIDYLPQPGGQLSEIYPRKPIYDIPGFPTVLAQELIDNLLQQAAPFKPAFTLGERVETIQKIDECNFQVTTNLGTIVSGKAVVIAGGLGCFEPRKPEVKGLDAFENGKGIHYFVREPEYFRNRKVVIAGGGDSALDWTLQLASVCSSLTLVHRSDQFRGAPDSAERVKALAESGLINLLLHTSVENVNGLGRLSTVSVKNLNTQAIHDIEADELIILFGLSPKLGPASHWGLDIEKQAVVVNPEDYSTSVKGIYAIGDINTYKNKLKLILCGFHEAAMMSHSAYKYINPGVHYTMKYTTVNGVNTF
- a CDS encoding 2Fe-2S iron-sulfur cluster binding domain-containing protein, giving the protein MNDIAVEIETGGELQRVDVPDNIALSLMELLKGMEIKGIEGTCGGMALCATCHVRILSAEPPLPPAGDEELNMLDTLPVVYTNSRLACQIRLAPGQQQIRLCVP
- a CDS encoding sigma-70 family RNA polymerase sigma factor codes for the protein MVLFPTAKGITMNLASSYHQTREQIEAEAAEINAARDNPARFAPLYNRYYARILAFVYQRTETKDDAYDVTQQVFITALENLGKYKSQGVPFSAWLFRIALNELSRQYRRAKVRQAVNIDDAQVADVLHELGEENTAQTDARLMQTISKLAPDEVSLLEMRFFEQRAFKEIGDILEVNEAAAKARVYRLLERMKTIYSALV
- a CDS encoding HAMP domain-containing histidine kinase, with translation MRIVSPKLIAFLAGAALIGLCVIQYYWISGAVEQRREHFEQDVREAMMNVTRRYARAEARERMRNQLSVPRLPQGFNSRQNYFIDTAASDTSKISISRQKLQRGLDALSKRTDLMQRPAGELFSLYNQMIQMNIFGDAELNPDTALIDSLLSYEFKNRGINTRYVWTVFSAGSMPMFGNGDDPQQSLRDSLITSRHRVSLRPDNIFSQPHMLAVYFPFQNGYILKSLWLMLVLSVLFVLFILLLFYYSISTIYRQKQLSEIKNDFISNMTHELKTPISTISLACEVLADSSVEKTQDRLNRYVSMIKEENKRLGGLVENVLQSALLDKGNFRLKTEPVDFHALLRNAVNSVRIQVENKSGEITMSLDAERFDIECDRTHTQNLIFNLLDNAIKYTPGQPLIRVSTVNTATGIQLCVEDNGIGISRENQKKIFDKLYRVPTGNVHDVKGFGLGLSYVKAIALKHGGDVFVQSEPGRGSQFYVNLPFYAPATTSE
- a CDS encoding response regulator transcription factor; translation: MTTTAEPKTRILLAEDDPNLGNLLQEYLDAKGYETVLAINGKEGFEQFRKHSFDLCLLDVMMPVKDGYTLAKEIRALNQEVPIVFLTAKSMKEDTIEGFNVGADDYITKPFSMEELLLRLKAILRRTKTPAAHQTDQTTFTIGDYSFDHTRQLLEFGNKPQKLTSKEADLLRLLAIYKNDVLDRSLALNTIWGDDSYFNSRSMDVYIAKLRKYLKDDPTVEIMNIHGKGFRLIAK
- a CDS encoding DUF3078 domain-containing protein — encoded protein: MKRFLLALMLFSGLAVNAQTDTVKYWTRGGVFGLNFTQASFTNWAAGGVNSISAQGLLNLFANYKKGTSTWDNTLEMSYGLLQQGRAAQIRKTDDKFDFTSKYGKRAFSDKWYYSALFNFKTQFVDGFNYINDTNKVKISDFLAPAYGLLAIGMDYKPNTKFTLFISPFTGRVTIVNDSALSSIGAFGVKPNETLRNEFGGYMRAQYRADIIQNVNLMARLELFSNYLDRPQNIDVNAEVLLTMKVNKYISASVNMQAIYDNDINIKGDFNNDGVIGANESGPRLQFRQVLGIGFSAKF
- the mscL gene encoding large conductance mechanosensitive channel protein MscL, producing MGFVSEFKGFIMRGNVVDLAVGVIIGGAFGAIVNSLVADIITPLMLKPALEAAGASSIETWAPGGVLLGKFISAVISFLVIAFVLFLIIKGMNAAMKKKEEAPAAPPAPTKEEVLLTEIRDLLKQGR
- a CDS encoding DUF853 family protein; the protein is MADPKLYIEKIKASYTAPGEHIYLGAGVLENTIHAEASVSIPLRMMNRHGLVAGATGTGKTRTLQVLVEALSDAGVPSFLLDVKGDLSGIATEGQLNPKIEERVKALGKTFSPTGFPVEIYSLSGKTGAQMRATVTEFGPVLLSKIFDLNDTQTGVMSVLFKYADDNKLPLLNLEDLKKLLNYLSEGEGAAEIKESYGKISTATSGTILRKIVALEQQGVAHIFGETSFDIDDLFERVDGKGVISLLNIQDVQDKPVLYSTFLLSLLVEIYQTLPEAGDLDKPKLVFFFDEAHLLFKDSSKAFLEQIEQIIRLIRSKGVGVFFCSQSPLDVPDSVLGQLGTRVQHALRAFTPNDADNLKKTARTYPKSEFYEIDRVLTSLGIGQALVTTLSEKGIPTEATAVHLFPPRSVMGPLTPEAHQQLLNGSELYKKYKDAVDPESAYEILTQRVNARMEEAEKEAAEKAAQETERKEAAENKPRRNEKSTLEKVVSSPVTQQFGKSLVRGLMGMLFGSSSSGRRKKKGLFS